The window TCAACTAACCAGAACCAGAGCAGACTCCAGATGTGTCTGACCTGCTGGCCTCTTCGATGAGGGTAGAACTCAGCCCAGTGAAGTAGAAGCTTGGAAaggtcccctctcctctctgcacctcagtttctttatctgtataaTGGGCATAATAGTGATGTTGTTGGGGTGGAATGCGGTAACACACAAGAGGCGTGGACCTAGTGGCTGGCCCCTATTCTTGCTTTCTGGTCATCTTGATCTTGGCATGTCTCAGATGTGACTGGGGTCTAGGATGCCACGGTTCGGGTCCTGATTAAGCCTGAGCTCTGAAAGAGGGCAATTCTGGTAGGATCGTCGATGTTGGGGGCCAGAGGTCAGAACGTAAGAAGTGGATCCACTGCTTTGAAAATGTGATCGCCCTCATCTACCTGGCCTCGCTGAGTGAATATGACCAGTGCCTGGAGGAGAACAACCAAGAGGTGAGGGGTCCACTGTGGATGCAGGAGCGCTATCTTCCCTGCTCTTCTCTCATTGGTCCAGGAACCTAGAGCTGGGCAGGAAGCCCCAGTGTCTGGTGTGGCTTTGAGCCTCACCTTCCACTCTTTTGTGATCAGACCATTGAGTCCCAAGACTCAGATCCACAAGCGTTTGTGTTGCCAGCTACACTCATATGTggcatgtgtgtgcacgcatacacacacacacacacacacacacacacacacacgaacactcACATCCTGAGACTTGGCCTCCCAAACTGTCCTGGAAATACTGTCacatttttattcagaaatacTAGAGAATCAAACTTCTTTTGTGAACTCTTCTCCTAATTAACACCCAGCATGAAGGTCAGGCACACTGTTATCTCTGACATGTGCACTTCTAGTGGGTAAAGTATCACATAGACAGTTTGGACATATGAGAGGGAGAtgctataattttttactttcagaCTGAATCAGACAGAACGAGTTTGAGGTCATTCTGACATAGCTTGTGCTCGAATCCAGCAACGTGAAATGGCCTAGTTTGCTTGGGTGGCTGTAAAAATGACCACAAACTGGAGGGCCGAGACAACAGAAAAGTATTCTCTCTtggttctggaggctgaagtCTAAGATCAAAGTGCTTCAGGGCTGGTTCCTTTCAAGGCCATAAGGGAGAATCTGTTCTGTGCTCTCCCATCTCCTGGTGTCTCTGGTAATCCTTGGCATCCCTTGGCTTGTGGGTGCACCAGACCATGTCTGCTTCCATCGGCACATAGCATCCTCCTCATTTGCATATCTGTGTCCTAATTTCCCCtttttgtaaggacaccagtcattggacTTAGGGCCACCCAGTTCCAATATGACCTCTTCTTAACGAATTACATATTtcaagaccttatttccaaatgagGTTACATTCTGAAGTCCAGGTGGACATGAATTTGAGGGGACACTAGTCAAACCAGTTGAAGCACAGAACCATGCTGGGCACACAGAGGCAGCTGGCCACACCCCCCTCACACCCATCTCCACATGGGGGCAGGGCTCCTGCTTGGGAGAAGCTGGCTGACTTGAACAATGAACTGCCTgcctgtgttccccaccccagaaCCGAATGAAGGAGAGTCTGGCCCTGTTTGGCACTATCCTGGAGTTGCCCTGGTTCAAAAGCACATCCGTCATCCTTTTCCTCAACAAAACCGACATACTGGAGGAGAAGatccccacctcccacctggcTACCTACTTCCCCAGTTTCAAGGGTGAGTGTTCTAGAACTTTCTATACTCTACCTCCTAATAGCAGCTCCCAAGAGAGAAGCTCATCTAGGCCCTACTCCAGCCTGGAGTCATGGATTTTCAAATACCATGGGACAAACCCGAGTCCCAGACCCAGATTTCTACCGCCCAACCTCTTTCTGTTCTCAGATTTCCCATCTGGAGAATGGTGCTAAAATAACAGTTGCCTTCATACTTGATGTAATTGCTTAAAGTGAAGGATTCTCTTAAGACATGTATTATAGATCTTGTGAGGGTGGGTCTGCTGGCTAGAGTACATTGTTATAAAGCATATCTGAAAGACATTGACCGCTATTTCCAGAATCTGCTTAGatttttgaaacttttctttttctaacttttgtaGTTGCCTCATCTATACTTAATTGaatagcaattttatttttaaatctgtgaaTTACCTCTGAATAAGTCTTTCCAAAGCACACGGCTCAGTTTTCATAGATGGAACAACCCTATTTTATGCTGCGCTTGTAACTAATAGATTTGTGTAGTGTCTCATTAAGTGCATATTAACCAGGAGGAATACAGCAGGTTTGGCAATAAGCCTATGGTGCCACCCGAGGCGTACAGGGCCCCGGCCAACTAGGGCAAAGTATAGTAAGTGTTGGGCACCATGTAGTGTATTTTCTAGAGGGGACCTAGGGTGTGGTGAGTGCAGGGAAGGGAAGTATTAGTTAGCACTTTTGCCAGAGTGCCACTGGGAGGATAAAGGGAGCTGCTAGAAGTATGCTAACTGAGTAACAAATGCCTCCCCCCCAAAGTTAGGGGCTTAAACCAGCATTTCACTTTGCTCACAACTGTGGGGGTTAGGAATTTGGAAAGGTTGAAGTGGGTAAGTTCACCTGTGATCCAAGTGGCATCAACTGGGGTGGCTGGGATTGAAATGCATTTATTTCCAAGATAGCTTTTTGCATGTGTATGGTGACTGTatgctcctccttctcccttcctcctcctcctcctccgtttactctctctctttctctctctctctccctctctccttccctccctctccctctttatctctccttctctttatctcccccaacccccccccccaatctggtGTCTCCTAATCCAGGGCTAGCTCACAACATCGCTGTCTCAGGATGGTCAGACTTCAGCCCATGTGGAAGCCTCTGCTCATAACCTAGACTCAGAAGTCCCAGATGGTTACATCTGCCTCATTCTATTGGTCAAGAAAATCACTCTGAGGCCAGCCCATACTCAAATGGAGGCAAACAGAGTCTACCTCATGATGGCCAAAGGGCATGTGCctacagagagggaaggaagcaATGGTAGCCATCTTGGAGACAAGCCATTTTTGTTTCCTTGGGCTGCTGTGACAAATGGCCACAGACTGGAGGGCtgaaaacaacagacatttattcctTCACAGTCCAGGGGGCTAGAAGTCTGAAACCAAGGTGTTAGCCAGTTAGTGACAGAGCAGGGTCAGTTCCTTCGGGAGACTCTGAGGGAGGTCAATTCCAGGCGTCTCCCTGGTGTCTGGTGGTTGCCTGCAATCCTTAGCATTCCTTTATTTACAGATGCATCACTCTTATCTCTTTCTGCATTATCACAtagctttctctctgtctctcctctttttataaggacacgaGTCATTGAATCTAGGGTCCAACCCCCACAACTCATCCTTTTCACCCAGCCAAAGAGGCTGGAGCACCCCATATACTAAATTCTCACTCTTGGCCCTTCCCTCCTGTATACTAAATGTCTACTCATGACAGTAATAAACCAATAACAACTACAGTAACATCTAACACTGATGGAAGCACTCTTAGGTATTGATTTGTTTAATCCTCATTAAGAAACCCTGTGTAGTAGGACTCATTCTTCTCACCACTCTAGAGAGGAAAACTGTGGCACAGAGAGGTATAGTCACTACCAGAAGTCATACAGCCATTGAGTGACAGAGGCAGGATTCCAACCCAGATTCAGAGCTGGCAGGTCCTACCCACTATGTTAATCTGCCTTTCTGAAAGATGATGATAGCATACACTTATGAAGCCTTCTGATCACTAAGCACGGAGCTCTGGACATGATTATATTGTATCCTCACAACTCTGGGAAGCCTGGACTCTTCAGACCCCgagtttacaaatgaggaaactgagggctcACAGAGGTTACATAGACTAACATGTAACCAAATGAGTAAGTAGCGAATCAGGCATTGGACCTTAACTCAGTTGTGCTTTCAACACAGCTGCTCATGTGCCTCACCAGAGTGgccatccctccccttcttctgGTCTTGATTTCCCTATCTGCACTAACTTCTGTCTCTGCAGCTCCAGTTCTCATCCCTTCTCCAAACCCAGCCAAGAGAGAGGGTATCCCTTCAACATAAACTCTGACCAGAGTCTCAGAACTGAGGCTCACTGGTCCATCCCAGATCATGTGACCCATCCAGCCTCATGCTCCCAATGGTTGGGCAGGAGTCAAAAGCTGGTGTCCACCTGCTGGAACGGTAGTGGGTGGTCACTGGGGTCCCTGTAGCCCTAAGTTGGCCATATCGGGAAGAGTGTCTCCAGAGTTCCTCCTTGGTCCCAGGAGAGAGAGGTCCCCGCCTGCCTCAGGAGCCTTGTGCCCTGACTGCCCTCACCCCTGCCCCCTAGGCCCGAAGCAGGACACGGAGGCGGCCAAGAAGTTCATCCTGGACATGTACACCAGCATGTACGTCGGCTGCGTGGACAGCGCTGATGGCGGCAGGAAGGGCTCGCGCTCCCGGCACCTCTTCAGCCACTACACGTGCGCTACGGACACGCAGAACATCCGCAAAGTCTTCAAGGACGTGCGGGACTCAGTCCTGGCTCGCTACCTCGACGAGATCAACCTGCTGTGACCCAGGCCCCACCTCCCCCGGGCTTGGACCACGTGTGTCAGGCAGGACCCGCGGGCGGGCCTGCGCTCAGAGAGTCCAGATATCCGCCTTGTCATTCCAAGCCCAGATGGCAAGAGGGCCACAAGTGAGTTGGGGATGGAAGACCAGTcgctgcctctcctctgcccctcGTCAGAACAGCCCTTGGGATCCCCTCTCTAGACTCACTTTACCTTCTCGGAAAGGGAGCA is drawn from Saccopteryx leptura isolate mSacLep1 chromosome 1, mSacLep1_pri_phased_curated, whole genome shotgun sequence and contains these coding sequences:
- the GNA15 gene encoding guanine nucleotide-binding protein subunit alpha-15 isoform X2; protein product: MRIIHGTGYSEEDRKGFRPLVYQNIFASMRAMIEAMDQLQIPFSRPESKHHASLVMSRDPYKVTTFEKHYAVAIQCLWRDAGIRSCYERRREFHLLDSAVYYLSHLERITEEGYVPTAQDVLRSRMPTTGINEYCFSVQKTNLRIVDVGGQRSERKKWIHCFENVIALIYLASLSEYDQCLEENNQENRMKESLALFGTILELPWFKSTSVILFLNKTDILEEKIPTSHLATYFPSFKGPKQDTEAAKKFILDMYTSMYVGCVDSADGGRKGSRSRHLFSHYTCATDTQNIRKVFKDVRDSVLARYLDEINLL